One Saccharopolyspora erythraea NRRL 2338 genomic region harbors:
- a CDS encoding PQQ-dependent sugar dehydrogenase, with protein sequence MLRSAASALVCLVVLAGCATAGPPVPAPQVPQAPKPVAGGELRVEVAASGLQHGWDIGFLPDGSALVTQRPARLALLTGGQVRPVAADLGDVLVEGEGGSMGLLIHPRFAENRHFITCQTHQAGGRAVDVRLVTWRLADDGASAQRVGEPLVTGLPVNPSGRHSGCRPGLAADGALLVSTGDAARPATSQDRFGLGGKVLRMNVDTGDPLPDNPFASSPNPNERLLLTYGHRNPQGVALRPGGQVFVSEHGPDRDDEVNLLRPGGNYGWDPSRGGTEDSYDESVPMTDLRRFPDAVPAVWSSGRAREAPCGAAFLTGPQWGRFDDMLAVTALRGTKLSLYAVNPDGSVRGTEVPAALDGTYGRLRAARQGPDGALYVTTSNGDDDKILRITAG encoded by the coding sequence ATGCTTCGGTCCGCCGCATCCGCCCTGGTCTGCCTGGTTGTTCTCGCGGGTTGCGCCACCGCCGGCCCTCCCGTGCCCGCGCCGCAGGTACCGCAGGCGCCGAAGCCGGTGGCCGGCGGCGAACTGCGCGTCGAGGTCGCCGCCTCCGGGCTCCAGCACGGCTGGGACATCGGCTTCCTGCCGGACGGCAGCGCCCTGGTCACCCAGCGCCCGGCGCGGCTCGCGCTGCTGACGGGCGGGCAGGTCCGGCCGGTGGCCGCCGACCTCGGCGACGTCCTCGTCGAGGGCGAGGGCGGTTCCATGGGGCTGCTGATCCATCCCCGGTTCGCCGAGAACCGGCACTTCATCACCTGCCAGACCCACCAGGCCGGCGGCCGGGCCGTCGACGTCCGGCTGGTCACCTGGCGGCTGGCCGACGACGGCGCGAGCGCGCAGAGGGTCGGCGAGCCGCTGGTGACCGGGCTGCCGGTCAACCCCAGCGGCAGGCACTCCGGGTGCAGGCCCGGTCTCGCCGCGGACGGCGCGCTGCTGGTCAGCACGGGCGACGCCGCCCGTCCCGCGACGTCGCAGGACCGGTTCGGGCTCGGCGGCAAGGTGCTGCGGATGAACGTCGACACCGGCGACCCGCTGCCGGACAACCCGTTCGCCTCGTCGCCGAACCCCAACGAGCGGCTGCTGCTGACCTACGGCCACCGCAACCCGCAGGGCGTCGCGCTCCGGCCGGGCGGCCAGGTGTTCGTCTCCGAGCACGGGCCCGACCGCGACGACGAGGTCAACCTGCTCCGGCCGGGCGGCAACTACGGCTGGGACCCGTCCCGGGGCGGAACCGAGGACAGCTACGACGAGTCCGTGCCGATGACCGACCTGCGGCGCTTCCCGGACGCGGTGCCCGCGGTGTGGTCGTCGGGGCGCGCGCGGGAGGCCCCCTGCGGGGCGGCTTTCCTGACCGGACCGCAGTGGGGCCGGTTCGACGACATGCTCGCCGTGACCGCGTTGCGGGGCACCAAGTTGTCGCTGTACGCGGTGAATCCCGACGGGAGCGTGCGCGGCACCGAGGTGCCCGCGGCGCTCGACGGCACGTACGGCAGGCTGCGCGCTGCCCGTCAGGGCCCGGACGGCGCGCTCTACGTGACCACGTCGAACGGCGACGACGACAAGATCCTGCGCATCACCGCCGGCTGA